A stretch of the Pseudomonas sp. ACM7 genome encodes the following:
- a CDS encoding ATP-binding protein, whose protein sequence is MKTPVWFPQSFFSRTLWLVLIVVLFSKALTLVYLLMNEDVLVDRQYSHGVALTLRAYWAADEENRTKIADAATLIRVVGAGVPEGEQHWPYSEIYQRQMQAELGADTEVRLRMHSPPALWVRAPSLGDGWLKVPLYPHPLRGQKIWNVLGWFLAIGLLSTASAWIFVSQLNQPLKRLVYAARQLGQGRSVRLPISDTPSEMTEVYRAFNQMAEDVEQAGRERELMLAGVSHDLRTPLTRLRLSLELMGDHSDLSDDMVRDIEDMDAILDQFLAFIRDGRDESVEEVDLSDLVREVAAPYNQNEEKVRLRLEPIQPFPLRRVSMKRLLNNLIGNALHHAGSGVEVAAYVSGDTSAPYVVLSVMDRGAGIDPSELEAIFNPFTRGDRARGGKGTGLGLAIVKRIASMHGGNVELRNRSGGGLEARVRLPLGLMLPRDAV, encoded by the coding sequence ATGAAAACCCCCGTTTGGTTCCCCCAGAGTTTCTTCTCCCGCACCCTTTGGCTGGTGCTGATCGTCGTGCTGTTTTCCAAGGCGCTGACCCTGGTTTATCTGTTGATGAACGAAGACGTGCTGGTGGACCGCCAATACAGCCACGGCGTCGCCCTGACGCTACGCGCCTATTGGGCGGCCGATGAAGAAAACCGTACGAAGATTGCCGATGCCGCGACCCTGATCCGGGTAGTGGGCGCTGGCGTGCCGGAAGGTGAGCAACACTGGCCTTACAGCGAGATCTATCAGCGGCAGATGCAAGCGGAGCTGGGTGCCGACACTGAAGTCCGATTGCGAATGCATTCGCCGCCAGCCCTGTGGGTTCGGGCGCCAAGCCTGGGTGACGGCTGGCTGAAAGTGCCGCTTTACCCGCATCCATTGCGCGGCCAGAAAATCTGGAACGTGCTCGGCTGGTTCCTCGCTATCGGTCTGCTGTCCACTGCCTCGGCGTGGATCTTCGTCAGCCAGCTCAATCAACCATTGAAACGTCTGGTCTATGCCGCGAGGCAACTCGGCCAGGGTCGCAGTGTGCGCCTGCCGATCAGCGACACGCCGAGTGAAATGACCGAGGTCTATCGCGCCTTCAACCAGATGGCCGAAGACGTCGAACAGGCGGGGCGTGAGCGCGAATTGATGCTGGCGGGGGTATCCCACGACCTGCGCACACCGTTGACCCGGTTACGGCTATCTCTGGAACTCATGGGTGACCACAGCGACCTGAGCGACGACATGGTCCGCGACATCGAAGACATGGACGCGATTCTCGATCAGTTCCTGGCGTTCATTCGCGATGGTCGCGACGAGTCGGTGGAAGAGGTGGACCTGAGCGATCTGGTGCGCGAAGTCGCAGCGCCCTACAACCAGAACGAAGAGAAAGTGCGCCTGCGCCTGGAGCCGATTCAGCCGTTTCCGTTGCGTCGGGTGTCAATGAAGCGGCTGCTGAACAACCTGATTGGCAACGCCTTGCATCACGCGGGCAGCGGGGTTGAGGTGGCGGCTTATGTGTCCGGCGATACCAGCGCGCCGTATGTGGTGCTGAGTGTCATGGACCGGGGGGCGGGGATTGATCCGTCGGAGCTGGAGGCGATCTTTAACCCGTTCACCCGTGGCGACCGTGCCCGAGGTGGTAAAGGCACCGGGTTGGGGTTGGCGATCGTGAAGCGGATTGCTTCGATGCATGGCGGGAATGTAGAGCTGCGCAATCGGTCTGGTGGCGGGCTGGAAGCGCGGGTGCGATTGCCGCTTGGGTTGATGCTGCCGCGGGATGCGGTTTAA
- the rimK gene encoding 30S ribosomal protein S6--L-glutamate ligase, producing MKIAVLSRNPRLYSTRRLVEAGTERGHEMVVIDTLRAYMNIASHKPQIHYRGKPLEGFDAVIPRIGASVTFYGCAVLRQFEMMGVFPLNESVAIARSRDKLRSLQLLSRRGIGLPVTGFAHSPDDIPDLIEMVNGAPLVIKVLEGTQGIGVVMCETATAAESVIEAFMGLKQNIMVQEYIKEAGGADIRCFVVGDKVIAAMKRQAKPGEFRSNLHRGGTASLIKITPEERMTALRAAKVMGLAVAGVDILRSNHGPLVMEVNSSPGLEGIETTTNKNVAGIIIEHLEKNGGPNMTRTKGKG from the coding sequence ATGAAGATCGCTGTGCTGTCGCGGAACCCGCGTCTGTATTCCACTCGTCGTCTGGTCGAAGCCGGTACCGAACGTGGCCATGAAATGGTGGTGATCGACACCCTGCGCGCCTACATGAACATCGCCAGCCACAAGCCGCAGATCCACTACCGCGGCAAGCCGTTGGAGGGTTTCGATGCGGTGATCCCGCGGATTGGCGCGTCGGTGACGTTTTATGGCTGCGCGGTGTTGCGCCAGTTCGAAATGATGGGCGTGTTCCCGCTCAATGAATCGGTGGCCATCGCCCGCTCGCGGGACAAACTGCGGTCCCTGCAATTGCTGTCACGCAGAGGGATCGGTTTGCCGGTCACTGGTTTTGCGCACTCCCCGGACGACATTCCCGACTTGATCGAGATGGTCAACGGCGCGCCGCTGGTGATCAAGGTGCTGGAAGGCACTCAGGGCATCGGCGTGGTGATGTGTGAAACGGCGACGGCGGCGGAGTCGGTGATCGAGGCGTTCATGGGCCTGAAGCAGAACATCATGGTTCAGGAATACATCAAGGAAGCCGGCGGGGCGGACATTCGCTGCTTCGTGGTGGGCGACAAAGTGATCGCGGCGATGAAGCGTCAGGCCAAGCCTGGGGAGTTTCGCTCCAACCTGCATCGGGGTGGCACTGCCAGCCTGATCAAGATCACGCCGGAAGAACGCATGACAGCATTGCGTGCGGCGAAGGTGATGGGTTTGGCGGTGGCGGGTGTGGACATCCTTCGTTCCAATCACGGCCCGCTGGTGATGGAAGTGAATTCGTCGCCGGGGTTGGAAGGGATTGAAACCACCACCAACAAGAATGTGGCGGGGATCATCATTGAGCATCTGGAGAAGAATGGTGGGCCGAATATGACGCGCACCAAAGGCAAGGGTTAA
- the ompR gene encoding two-component system response regulator OmpR, with translation MSSTANIAEGEKILIVDDDPGLSSLLERFFVSKGYRARAVPNTEQMDRLLAREVFNLVVLDLMLPGEDGLTACRRLRTSNNQIPIIMLTAKGDELSRIKGLELGADDYLAKPFNPDELMARVKAVLRRQSTPVPGAPGSEDESVTFGDYELSLATRELKRGDEVHMLTTGEFAVLKALVMNARQPLTRDKLMNLARGREWDALERSIDVQISRLRRMIEPDPSKPRYIQTVWGVGYVFVPDGAATK, from the coding sequence ATGAGCAGCACTGCAAACATTGCTGAAGGCGAAAAAATTCTTATTGTTGACGACGATCCAGGGCTGAGCAGCCTGCTGGAACGTTTTTTCGTCAGCAAGGGCTACCGCGCCCGCGCCGTACCGAACACTGAACAAATGGATCGCCTGCTGGCGCGTGAAGTGTTCAACCTGGTCGTCCTCGACCTGATGCTGCCCGGCGAAGACGGCTTGACCGCTTGCCGTCGCCTGCGCACCTCGAACAACCAGATCCCCATCATCATGCTGACCGCCAAGGGCGATGAGCTGAGCCGCATCAAGGGCCTGGAGCTGGGCGCCGACGATTACCTGGCCAAGCCATTCAACCCGGACGAGCTCATGGCTCGTGTCAAAGCGGTCCTGCGTCGTCAATCAACTCCTGTGCCGGGCGCACCGGGCAGCGAAGACGAAAGCGTGACCTTCGGTGACTACGAACTGTCCCTGGCCACCCGCGAGCTCAAACGCGGCGACGAAGTGCACATGCTCACCACCGGTGAGTTTGCGGTGCTCAAGGCGTTGGTCATGAACGCCCGTCAGCCACTGACCCGCGACAAGCTGATGAATCTGGCCCGTGGCCGCGAGTGGGACGCGCTGGAGCGCTCCATCGACGTACAGATTTCTCGTCTGCGCCGGATGATCGAGCCCGATCCGTCCAAACCGCGTTACATCCAGACAGTCTGGGGCGTGGGTTACGTGTTCGTTCCGGATGGCGCCGCCACCAAGTGA
- a CDS encoding Tex family protein: MDSINSRIAQELGVRPQQVEAAVALLDEGSTVPFIARYRKEVTGSLDDIQLRHLEERLRYLRELDERRISILASIHEQGKLTPQLERDIKLADTKTRLEDLYLPYKQKRRTKGQIALEAGLGELADGLFNDPTLTPDAEAARFIDTEKGVADVKAALEGAKYILMERFAEDAGLLDKLRSYLKQEATLSARVIAGKEEEGAKFRDYFEHDEPLKSMPSHRALAIFRGRNEGILSSALKVGDELPGTMHPCEGMIGQQFGIQNQNRAADKWLGEVVRWTWKVKLYTHLETDLLGELRDGAETEAINVFAHNLHDLLLSAPAGPRATLGLDPGLRTGCKVAVVDSTGKLLDHATVYPHVPHNKWDQTIAVLAALCAKHAVDLIAIGNGTASRETDKLAAELIKKYPAMKMTKVMVSEAGASVYSASELASKEFPDLDVSIRGAVSIARRLQDPLAELVKIDPKSIGVGQYQHDVSQLKLARGLDAVVEDCVNAVGVDVNTASVALLARISGLNATLAQNIVSHRDEHGAFKTRAALKKVARLGEKTFEQAAGFLRVMNGDNPLDSSAVHPEAYPLVQRIAAETDRDIRSLIGDASFLKRLDPKKYTDETFGLPTVTDILQELEKPGRDPRPEFKTAEFQEGVEDLKDLQLGMILEGVVTNVTNFGAFVDIGVHQDGLVHISALSEKFIKDPREAVKAGDVVKVKVMEVDIPRKRVGLSMRMSDTPGEKIDGARGARPGSAPRQSQNTAPRKETTAAAPANNAMASLFANAKQLKKR, translated from the coding sequence ATGGACAGCATCAACAGCCGCATCGCCCAGGAACTCGGTGTACGCCCACAACAGGTCGAAGCGGCCGTCGCGCTACTCGATGAAGGCTCCACGGTGCCCTTCATCGCCCGCTACCGGAAAGAAGTGACCGGCAGCCTCGATGACATCCAGTTGCGTCATCTGGAAGAGCGCCTGCGCTACCTGCGAGAACTCGACGAACGGCGTATCAGCATCCTTGCCAGCATCCACGAACAAGGCAAGCTGACCCCGCAACTTGAACGCGACATTAAACTCGCCGACACCAAAACCCGCCTCGAAGACTTGTACCTGCCGTACAAGCAGAAGCGCCGCACCAAGGGCCAGATCGCCCTGGAAGCCGGCCTCGGCGAGCTGGCCGACGGCCTGTTCAACGACCCGACCCTGACGCCAGACGCTGAAGCCGCGCGCTTCATCGATACCGAAAAAGGCGTCGCCGATGTGAAGGCGGCCCTCGAAGGCGCCAAATACATCCTGATGGAACGTTTCGCCGAAGACGCCGGCCTGCTGGACAAGCTGCGCAGCTACCTCAAGCAGGAAGCCACCCTCAGCGCCCGCGTCATCGCCGGCAAAGAAGAGGAAGGCGCCAAGTTCCGCGACTACTTCGAACACGATGAACCGCTGAAAAGCATGCCGTCGCACCGCGCGCTCGCCATTTTCCGTGGCCGCAACGAAGGCATTCTGAGTTCGGCGCTGAAAGTCGGCGACGAACTGCCGGGCACCATGCACCCGTGCGAAGGCATGATCGGTCAGCAATTCGGCATTCAGAACCAGAACCGCGCCGCCGACAAATGGCTGGGCGAAGTGGTGCGCTGGACCTGGAAGGTCAAGCTCTACACCCACCTGGAAACCGACTTGCTGGGCGAACTGCGCGATGGCGCGGAAACCGAAGCGATCAACGTGTTCGCTCACAACCTGCACGACTTGCTGCTGTCGGCGCCGGCTGGCCCGCGTGCCACGCTAGGCCTCGACCCGGGCCTGCGCACTGGTTGCAAGGTGGCCGTGGTCGATTCCACCGGCAAGCTGCTGGATCACGCCACGGTTTACCCGCACGTGCCGCACAACAAGTGGGATCAGACCATCGCCGTGCTGGCTGCCCTGTGCGCCAAGCATGCAGTGGACCTGATCGCCATCGGCAACGGCACCGCCAGCCGTGAAACCGACAAGCTGGCCGCTGAGCTGATCAAAAAATACCCAGCCATGAAGATGACCAAAGTCATGGTCTCCGAGGCCGGCGCATCGGTTTACTCGGCGTCGGAACTGGCTTCCAAGGAATTCCCGGACCTCGACGTGTCGATCCGTGGCGCGGTGTCGATTGCCCGTCGCCTGCAGGATCCACTGGCTGAGCTGGTGAAGATCGACCCGAAATCCATCGGCGTCGGCCAGTACCAGCACGACGTGTCGCAGCTGAAACTGGCGCGCGGCCTGGACGCCGTGGTCGAAGACTGCGTGAACGCCGTGGGCGTCGACGTGAACACCGCCTCCGTGGCGCTGCTGGCCCGCATCTCCGGCCTCAACGCGACCCTGGCGCAAAACATCGTCAGCCACCGCGACGAACACGGCGCGTTCAAAACCCGTGCGGCGTTGAAGAAAGTCGCTCGTCTGGGCGAGAAAACCTTTGAACAGGCCGCTGGCTTCCTGCGCGTCATGAACGGCGACAACCCGCTGGATTCGTCTGCGGTTCACCCGGAAGCCTATCCGCTGGTCCAGCGCATCGCCGCTGAGACCGACCGCGACATTCGCTCACTGATCGGCGACGCCAGCTTCCTCAAGCGTCTTGATCCGAAAAAGTACACCGACGAAACCTTCGGTCTGCCAACAGTCACCGACATTCTGCAAGAACTGGAAAAACCTGGCCGCGATCCACGTCCCGAATTCAAGACCGCCGAGTTCCAGGAAGGCGTCGAAGACCTCAAGGACCTGCAGCTGGGCATGATCCTCGAAGGCGTGGTGACCAACGTGACCAACTTCGGTGCTTTCGTCGACATCGGCGTGCATCAGGACGGTTTGGTGCACATCTCTGCGCTTTCGGAGAAGTTCATCAAGGATCCGCGTGAAGCGGTGAAGGCCGGTGACGTGGTGAAAGTGAAGGTCATGGAAGTCGACATCCCGCGTAAACGCGTTGGCCTGTCGATGCGCATGAGCGACACGCCGGGCGAGAAAATCGACGGTGCCCGTGGTGCACGTCCGGGTTCGGCGCCACGCCAGTCCCAGAACACCGCACCGCGTAAGGAAACCACGGCGGCGGCTCCGGCCAACAACGCCATGGCTTCGCTGTTCGCCAACGCCAAGCAGTTGAAGAAACGCTGA
- a CDS encoding PaaI family thioesterase: MDIPAGLTESAFFKLLGCRLHSLETGVAQVALGLAPELRNRGGKLHGGALFSLVDIAMGLACSSTHGFDQQSATIECKINYIRAVADGEVMCTARVIHPGRRTLVVEADVMQGDKLVAKAQGTFAVL; this comes from the coding sequence ATGGACATCCCGGCCGGGCTGACCGAAAGCGCTTTTTTCAAGTTGCTGGGGTGTCGCTTGCACAGTCTGGAGACCGGGGTGGCGCAAGTCGCCCTCGGGCTTGCACCAGAACTGCGCAATCGCGGTGGCAAGCTGCACGGCGGGGCCTTGTTCAGTCTGGTGGACATTGCCATGGGGCTGGCCTGTTCCAGCACCCATGGTTTTGACCAGCAGAGCGCGACCATCGAGTGCAAGATCAATTACATTCGCGCCGTCGCAGACGGTGAAGTGATGTGCACCGCGCGGGTGATCCACCCGGGCCGCCGCACGCTGGTGGTCGAAGCTGACGTGATGCAAGGCGACAAACTCGTCGCAAAAGCACAAGGCACGTTCGCTGTCCTGTAG
- the gshA gene encoding glutamate--cysteine ligase, protein MSELLNRRLALLGERANLSLLEQCLHGIERECLRVTGEGRLAQTPHPEELGSALTNEQITTDYSESLLEFITPALPDPAETLASLDKIHRFAYSKLGNEYLWSPSMPCPLPAEEDIPIAYYGTSNIGQLKYVYRKGLALRYGKTMQCIAGIHYNFSLPEKLWPLLKEAEGFVGTDRDYQSSAYIALIRNFRRYSWLLMYLFGASPALDAGFLRGRSHQLEQLDPDTLYLPYATSLRMSDLGYQSNAQAGLTPCYNDLASYTDSLRKAVATPYSPYVEIGTHQDGEWVQLNTNILQIENEYYSNIRPKRVTYTGERPIQALVARGIQYVEVRCLDINPFLPMGIDLPESRFLDAFLLYCALNDSPLLTNTSCGNATSNFLSVVKEGRRPGLQLQRDGHPVDLKEWAGELLEKIAPLAAMLDQSHGGDAHSKALDVQLEKIKDPSRTPSAQVLAAMAEHKESFAQFSLRQSRAHAEFFRSEPLSSEDQAKFEDRAGSSLAEQVELEQNEVGDFDVFVGSYQASILAISN, encoded by the coding sequence TTGAGCGAACTTCTCAACCGCCGCCTGGCTCTGCTCGGCGAGCGCGCTAACCTCTCTCTGCTCGAACAGTGCCTTCACGGCATCGAACGTGAATGCCTGCGCGTGACCGGCGAAGGTCGCCTGGCGCAAACGCCGCACCCGGAAGAATTGGGTTCCGCGCTGACCAACGAACAAATCACCACCGACTATTCCGAGTCGCTGCTGGAGTTCATCACGCCCGCCCTGCCCGACCCGGCGGAGACGCTGGCGAGCCTGGACAAGATCCACCGTTTTGCCTACAGCAAGCTCGGCAACGAGTACCTGTGGAGTCCATCGATGCCGTGCCCGTTGCCGGCCGAGGAAGACATCCCGATTGCCTATTACGGCACCTCCAACATCGGTCAGCTCAAGTACGTCTACCGCAAGGGCCTGGCCCTGCGGTACGGCAAGACCATGCAGTGCATCGCCGGGATCCACTACAACTTTTCCTTGCCGGAAAAGCTCTGGCCGCTGCTCAAGGAAGCTGAAGGCTTTGTCGGCACCGACCGTGACTATCAGTCGTCGGCCTACATCGCGCTGATCCGTAACTTCCGTCGCTACAGCTGGCTGCTGATGTACCTGTTCGGTGCTTCGCCAGCGCTGGACGCCGGTTTCCTGCGTGGCCGCTCGCATCAGTTGGAACAACTGGACCCGGACACCTTGTACTTGCCGTACGCCACCAGCCTGCGCATGAGTGACCTGGGTTACCAGAGCAACGCCCAGGCCGGTTTGACGCCGTGCTACAACGACTTGGCGAGCTACACCGACAGCCTGCGCAAAGCGGTCGCCACACCGTATTCGCCGTACGTCGAAATCGGCACGCATCAGGACGGTGAGTGGGTTCAGCTCAACACCAACATCCTGCAGATCGAAAACGAGTACTACTCCAACATTCGCCCGAAACGCGTGACGTACACCGGCGAACGGCCGATTCAGGCGCTGGTGGCCCGTGGCATTCAGTACGTTGAAGTGCGTTGCCTGGACATCAACCCGTTCCTGCCGATGGGCATCGACCTGCCGGAGTCGCGGTTCCTCGATGCGTTCCTGCTGTATTGCGCGCTGAACGACAGCCCGCTGCTGACCAACACCTCGTGCGGCAACGCGACCTCGAACTTCCTCAGCGTGGTCAAGGAAGGTCGCCGCCCGGGCCTGCAACTGCAACGCGACGGTCATCCGGTGGACCTGAAAGAGTGGGCCGGCGAGTTGCTGGAGAAGATTGCACCACTGGCGGCGATGCTGGATCAGAGTCATGGCGGCGATGCGCATAGCAAGGCGCTGGACGTGCAATTGGAGAAGATCAAGGATCCGTCCCGCACACCGTCGGCCCAAGTATTGGCGGCGATGGCTGAGCATAAGGAAAGCTTTGCTCAGTTCTCCCTGCGTCAGAGCCGCGCGCATGCGGAGTTTTTCCGCAGCGAGCCGCTTTCAAGCGAAGACCAGGCGAAATTTGAAGACCGGGCAGGTTCGTCGCTGGCTGAACAGGTCGAGCTGGAGCAGAACGAGGTGGGCGATTTCGATGTGTTTGTCGGGTCGTATCAGGCGAGTATTTTGGCAATCAGCAACTAA
- the tauA gene encoding taurine ABC transporter substrate-binding protein → MKLTFPLRLLAAASLAAVSFFAQAADVTVAYQTTVDPAKVAQADGAYEKATNAKIDWRKFDNGADIIAAIASGDVQIGYLGSSPLTAAITRKVPVETFLIATQIGAAEALVARDGSGINTPQDLIGKKIAVPFVSTGHYSLLAALKHWNIDPSKVTVLNLAPPAIVAAWKRGDIDATYVWDPALGVAKENGKVLITSGELAKFGAPTFDAWIVRKDFAEKHPEIVTAFAKVTLDAYADYRKDPKAWLANQSNVDKLVKLSGAKASDIPLLLQGNVFPLAADQVITLGAPTTKAITDTAAFLKEQGKVEAVLPDYAPYVSAKYITN, encoded by the coding sequence ATGAAACTGACTTTCCCCCTTCGCCTGCTGGCGGCCGCGTCTCTGGCTGCGGTGAGTTTCTTTGCCCAGGCGGCTGACGTCACCGTCGCCTACCAGACCACCGTAGACCCGGCGAAAGTCGCCCAGGCCGACGGCGCGTACGAGAAAGCCACCAACGCCAAGATCGACTGGCGCAAATTCGACAACGGCGCCGACATCATCGCCGCCATCGCTTCCGGCGACGTGCAGATCGGTTACCTCGGTTCCAGCCCCCTGACGGCGGCGATCACCCGTAAAGTCCCGGTAGAAACCTTCCTCATCGCCACGCAGATCGGCGCCGCTGAAGCCCTGGTTGCCCGCGACGGTTCCGGGATCAACACCCCGCAGGATCTGATCGGCAAGAAAATCGCCGTGCCGTTCGTTTCCACCGGCCACTACAGCCTGCTGGCCGCCCTGAAGCACTGGAACATCGACCCGTCGAAAGTCACCGTCCTCAACCTCGCACCACCGGCGATCGTCGCCGCCTGGAAACGCGGTGACATCGACGCCACTTACGTGTGGGACCCAGCCCTCGGCGTGGCCAAGGAAAATGGCAAAGTGCTGATCACCTCCGGTGAACTGGCCAAGTTCGGCGCACCAACCTTTGATGCCTGGATCGTGCGTAAAGACTTCGCCGAGAAGCACCCGGAAATCGTCACCGCGTTCGCCAAAGTGACCCTCGATGCCTACGCCGACTACCGCAAAGACCCGAAAGCCTGGCTCGCCAACCAATCCAATGTCGACAAGCTGGTGAAACTCTCCGGCGCCAAGGCCAGCGACATTCCGTTGCTGCTGCAAGGCAACGTCTTCCCGCTGGCGGCTGATCAGGTGATCACCCTCGGCGCGCCGACCACCAAGGCCATCACCGACACCGCCGCGTTCCTGAAAGAACAAGGCAAGGTTGAAGCCGTGCTACCGGACTACGCCCCCTACGTCAGCGCCAAATACATCACCAACTGA
- the tauB gene encoding taurine ABC transporter ATP-binding subunit — MALLQLERISAQYPGSPEPVLADISLSLGPQQLLVALGPSGSGKTSLLNLIAGFVEPSAGRITLDGVPVKGPSAERGVVFQDDALLPWQDVLANVGFGLELAGIAREKRELRAREMLALVDLSGFENRRIWQLSGGQKQRVGLARALAADPRVLLMDEPFGALDAFTREQMQELLLQVWQRTAKPVFLITHDIEEAVFLATDLILLAPNPGQIVERLSLDFGQRYAAGESARSIKSDPRFIETREHVLAKVFSQRSAAQRQETV, encoded by the coding sequence ATGGCTTTGCTTCAGCTGGAGCGCATCAGCGCACAGTACCCAGGCAGCCCCGAACCGGTACTGGCGGATATTTCCCTGAGTCTTGGGCCCCAGCAGTTGCTGGTCGCCCTCGGCCCGTCCGGCAGTGGCAAGACCTCGCTGTTGAACCTGATTGCCGGTTTCGTCGAGCCCAGCGCCGGGCGCATCACCCTCGATGGCGTGCCGGTCAAAGGCCCGAGCGCCGAGCGCGGCGTGGTGTTCCAGGACGATGCCCTGCTGCCCTGGCAGGACGTGCTGGCCAACGTCGGTTTCGGCCTGGAACTGGCTGGCATTGCGCGGGAAAAACGTGAACTGCGCGCTCGGGAAATGCTCGCCTTGGTGGACCTTTCCGGTTTCGAAAACCGTCGAATCTGGCAACTCTCGGGCGGCCAGAAGCAACGTGTCGGTCTGGCCCGTGCCCTTGCTGCTGATCCGCGCGTTTTGCTGATGGACGAACCCTTCGGCGCCCTCGATGCCTTCACCCGCGAACAGATGCAGGAGTTGCTGCTGCAAGTCTGGCAGCGCACCGCAAAACCGGTCTTTCTGATTACTCATGACATCGAAGAAGCGGTGTTTCTCGCCACGGATCTGATTCTGCTGGCGCCGAATCCTGGGCAAATCGTTGAGCGCCTGAGCCTGGATTTCGGTCAGCGTTATGCCGCTGGGGAGTCGGCTCGATCGATCAAGTCAGATCCGCGCTTTATCGAAACCCGCGAACACGTGCTTGCCAAAGTGTTCTCCCAACGCAGCGCCGCCCAGCGGCAGGAGACCGTAT